Within the Salvia hispanica cultivar TCC Black 2014 chromosome 4, UniMelb_Shisp_WGS_1.0, whole genome shotgun sequence genome, the region ACCTAGGCCCACTACTCTCAAACACAAAACCTATAACTGGAAACCTCAGTTGGTACTGGTAAGAAAACAAAGCCATGGTAGCTTACTTGATGCTTGTTTTGTGATCCCTTCGCTTTTATTAAGGTATTCAAGCCAGTTTCTTTGTTGGGCTACAAGTTAAACATTTGAAAAGAACAAAGAGTGAGGCTACAGATTTCAGAAAACTCAGCATAGGGTCAGGCTAACAGACCAATCTAAAAGGATCCCACCTCTACTTTTGCTTGTTCTGCCGATGATACGATGGCACACATCTCGTTGTTAGAATTAGATTCCACTGGAACAGCTTTATCCATCAACTTAACAGCTGCAGCACTGTTCACTTCCTTCTTTAAAGTTTCTTCCATGTCGAAAGAAAGGTTATCGTCTATGTTTTTTATCTGCCAAAAGGTTAACAAATCAATAGTCAGTAACAAGAAAGGACATGTTAGCATCTTTCAGTCAAGACAAAGTGATCCCTACTGAGATTACAGATAAGATATTGAGGAACAATGAAAGCATATTTAAGTGCTTCATTATCTTATATTCTACATAGGcatacaaatttgaattataaaagtttccaaaaataaaaaattaagttcaCCAGAAAATGATAAACACTAACCTTATCCAATAAACTCTTGATCTCTACAAGATGAGAAACAACTGGATGATCACGAACAGGCTGCCCCTCGGACTTGAGAAGAAGATAAAAGGTTATAGCCTGGCAATAGGATTGCAATAGAAGCTGCTTGACCTCAATATAGTGCATCGTTCCCTTCTTTCCACTCTCTTGTCCTTTAATCTTCATATGTAATGGAATAGTTAACAGAATGcataataaaactccaactcataaattaatgagcttctccataaaaaaaaacactagtgtaataatatacatattaaCATATGGCACAAAGCATTAAGcgaaataaagtagagaaaatacAACTATCATAGTCATTAGTTATTAAAGAATGATCATACCTTTTCTGCAAGTGGGTTCACTTTGTTCTCAAGTTGGTCAAGGGAATCTTTCAGCTCTGATAAAAGGCCAATTAATTCTGGTGCAGAGCTGTAAAACCGGTCATAAGGTTAACCCGTGAGCATAAACAAATAGCAGTAGTCCCTTTTGCAACTGCACCATGACTTTTAACTATTACGCTTATAACACtaactttcattttataaaatgtaaatcattaaataaaattcaggTAAAATGTGACAACATGCATCAACATAGTTTTAATTGATCAGAATACATCAGATATGGATCCACTTTATATAGACTTGGTTGATGTTCTAATTGTGAATAATTGTATGTCAGTGATGTACTCAGTCGaagttgaaaattttacaGGAACTAACTAAtcttttaaaaactaaaactaaactaaCCTGTACACAACATCCATTTGCTCTTGCTTTGTCAATGCATTTAAATCTTTCTTTACTATTTCATATGACATTCCTTCTTCAACGTTGATTCCTTTGTCGACGGAAGGTTTTGATGGGGGTTTTCCATGGTCCAAGATTTCCTTATATGTGACAAAATGACCAGTAATCAACAAATCTCCTTTCAAACCCCAGATAATGACATTGAAGCATGAAAATTTGTTTGGCATAATTGTTATGCATATATTCTCACCTGAAATGTGGGCTCCCTATCAGTCTCGTCTGCACTAGTATCTTCAACACCATAATCCTCCATTGATAGATTATTTGCTATGGTCATTTGCCGTTTCAAAACTGCATCCTCCTCTTCAGCTGCATCTTCATTGTCACTTGATTGTGGCTTAAGATAAGGacaaaatgttaaaaaagtCACGACACTCAGATAAGTAGCAAATATGTCAAGCGTTAAGCACGAAGGATTGGTGGGTAAACAAACCTCATTGCCAACATCAGCGCCGTACAGGTCACTTTTTTTACCCCAAAAATCCTtcccctcttcttcttcatcagcATCATCAAGAGTTTCATCCTCAACATCACCAAATTTAGCCCGCAAGTACTTTTGTGTTCTTGCGACTACAGAAACCCCATAATCAACTTAGATTACAACACATTTAACATAAAAAGTATTTCGCAAAATAATTGAGCCACAAAATGGAAAGAGGTGACCAACTACAAGTCAAATCAACTAAAACTACCAGGAAATTCTACtcctttaaattaaaatgacactcTTGTAAGTTGCAGGCATATATACAAGTTACAACAGTCATGTTATATCACAATAATGGAGTTTGCAATTGCAATCAGTCTAATAACTACAGCGATTAATCGTGTGATATTGCTCTATACCCATTACATATATTACTATCAACACTTAGTTAGCAGGATTCATCACAAGCTTTCCCTGACATAGATCCAAACTGTTGAACTATTCATGTGAAAACTAAACAAGCCTTATCATCCATAGAGATATATCCATGACATACTCATACTGGgcaaacaacaacaaaaggCTATATGCATAAAACAGTATTTAACCAAACAGAGAGGCTCTCTTACTTTTTGCAGCCAGACCCTTTGGTGgcttatcatcatcatcgtcttcatcttcctcatcctcctcctcctaataaaaaaccaaactttATTAAAAGACTAGTTACAAGAGTAATATAGGTAACAACCCAATGATCTCTAGTCCCCGGCATCACAAgcaaatactatataaaatgtcCTTCAATCTTCATCATAACCACGCAACATccagataaaaatatatatgtatcaaCATGATAATGATACTAAATCATTAAATACAAGCTGGAAGCATAATACATAGCCAAATTCCATTGTTTCTATGACAAGATGCTGTAATTGTATTACTAGTCCTGGAAGAAAATGTGAGTTACTCGAGAGCCAAAAAAGGACACAAGGGGCTCAACCTCAAAATCAAGCACAGGCTGCTCGGCATCCTCGTCGGATTCTTCCGCATCCTCGTTTATGTTCAGTGGTACAACATCCCTTTTCTTGTGAACTgaaataacaataagtgaACCAAAAAGGGCATAATTAAAAACCATAGCTTGAAATGAAGCATCGTGTATTGAGCAAAAAATCACATACAAACATCAATTTCGTCGTCCATCATGTCTTCGTTATCAGAATCAAATCTAATTGATTTCTTCTTCGGGCGGCCATCatcttccttcttcttgaaCTTCCCTGATTTTCTCCCCATGATTATTCCTCTCAGCAACTACGAAAACCTAATTAATCCTGCTCGGCAGATGGTCAGGGAAAAAGGGGAAAGAATCGCAACAATTTGAACGGTGGCGATGCGTTGATAGAGAGGTGGCGGGAAAATGCCGGCGGtggagtagagagagaaacccTTGCAGGGTTTTGCTTTTCGGTTTAGTAATGATAAAAAGCTTTCaccttttaaaaatattgtttaaacaaaattaaaaaaagtaataaggGCTATATCGGAAACGACAGCGTTTCGGCGTGCTAATCCACATCTACAATCCAATTTTAAGGGAAAAAATGCGATGGAGCATCTGCAATCTGGTGTTAATTATCcctgattatttatttatctgaGTGATCAGGTCTATCAAACGGGACCTTAACTTGCCGTGCTATTTGATTTCTCTACCGATTTTGCCGACTTGCCGTGATAACGCTATTGATTATTTAGCTATTGATGTAAGTTATTACTCTGATAGTTGAGATATGATAGTTGAGGCcggatttattttattttatttgttgtggCTGGATTGAGCTATTTGTTTAGACTTTAGATTCTCCGtaccattaaaaatgcaatgtTTACTTTTGcgcacttattttaaaaaaattgtaataaataactaaagtggtgaaaaaataaagtatgagagagaataatgtagatgaGAGTCccctttatattattctcttttttacttaattttttctctactttaactatttattattattttttcaaaatatgtgtgaaaaagcaaacgtttcatttctaatgggacagagggagtatttgatttcTTTGCAGCAATTAGATTGGGTTTAGTTTTTTGGATTTACTGTGCTTGCTTGTAATTTGCCAAAATTTAAGACATAAAAGAAATACATCTGGATTAGCTTTGAAGTAGTGTGGTGTGTTTTTAATTGACTCAAATAAGATTTTGTCGCCTTTTATTTCAGCATGTCAAGTGATATCACAGTAGGCTCCACCATAGCTGCAATCAAGTATCCAAAGAGTATATTGAACTTTCTACGATCATGTCTGGTTGGTAGCTAATGTGACCTTAATTGTATTGCTGCAAACAATGCTAGAACTTGTAAATACACTTCATAACTTATTAGAATAGTGttagtattatatttctaattaGTTTTCTCTTTTAGATGGTGATAATGGCTGACTGTGCCACTTTTCATGGTGTACTAGCTAGAGTAAAACtatcaatattatattgttaaaaatatactagaaCCCTCTAGCATTGCAATGTTGGTCATTAACAACTTATAGATTTCTTATAAACAGGCACTAGATCTTTATGGCTAAATACACAAGTAGAAAGTGTGCGTGCAGTATTAAGAAGTGTGAGAAACATTGAAAGGGTAGGGGTAAGAGATACAAAGAGAAAGGCAGGGTGAGAGAAATATCTTAGAGAGGATGAGAAAAAGTGAATGATGAGTTCGAGAGAGATACCGAAGGAGAAGATTGccttaaattattatactataacaTCTCACATTGTGAGTTTATGTGTAgtttataaataaagaaaacaactAGAGACTTTTACTAAAAGATTTTTGTAGAAATTTCAGTAAAGTTATCACATTTTTCTAATTCATATACATTTGAATTGAGTTTttgtgcaatttgtaattaaagAAAACATACATATTACAAATCTCTagatatatttacaatttaggAATTGATCATTTTTTGGAGATTTTCCGAACCACTCTCTAGCTGAAAACTATTACGAAGACACTGCAACAAAACAACCGAAAAcaaaatagtataatatatattttgagtaGTATACTCATCTTGGTAAAACGAAATCTTTTGTACGCATTAGAATTCTTCAAACGAATTCACAgtcaaatacataaaaaaaatcctgatagtatattttgatagaATTGCAGATCATGAACGAATACCTTTAAATCCAGTGGTGAAGCCAAGTTAGGGCCATTGGAACCCAAGGTCCCCAGCATTTTGAGTCATTAGTATTAAGGATATGTATCTATAACTAACCAACTAGTGCTCTAGCTCAATTGGTAATCacataaattttaactttaaaagtagaaaattacGTATtctattctctctttttttcccCCTTGTTATTTCTCTTATGAAGAagttaatttttcttttttattgtttacataaaattatataagaaattaacacattaaaataatgatatcTGCAATCTTTTCTAGAGTTCTAGTGTTCCAGTGCATATTAAGAATAACCCATCATTATTATCTCTTTGTGACCGTCCTACCATTTATAATGCAGTTGTTTATAATGACTATAACctagaaaattttcataaaagtTCATATAATTTGGGCCTCAAATATACAAGTTCTGGTTTCGCCTCTGTTTAAATCCTCCGGCAGCTTACTTAGCATTGAATTTCTGAATTCTGACTCATCATATGCCAAAACTAAATGAACACACATTATTGAAAAGATAGGAAAAGAAgcacaaatgaaaatatattactaccaaaagaatgaaaaaaccATCCGATAAATATGTTAACGTAGTACTTTCCCCATCCCTTGTTAATTGAGGCGTTATCTTTTGATATGgtgtttaaaaataatttattaagtggATAacgaataaagtaagagattaagaaagaatacaatggaaaatttttaatttcttgaaaacGCAAACTGGTGTTTTTCTTGAGCAAAtgatcttaaaaaataattgaatttataaacAGTAAAATATGGAACTTGATCCTATCTTCTGATCTTCATTTCGTGCcaaatttaaccaaaaattTGGTTTTGTGGGCATTATATTGGTACAAAGCTCCAGAATTTAATTGATACTTCGTAAATCTATGTTTCTTTAGCATTACGCTAAATACAcaataaattgaatgaatatttctattttcaagattgaaatatttcaaaattagagcatccgcagcggttgGAGGAATTGCGTCCGTTCGTCCGTGCAGCTGAGCAGGCGGCGTCGGTCCACCGTTGCAGCgtctgattggccaacggcatagccgttggtaaattcgattttttattattatttttttaaattagaaatttattcaaaaaattgtttttaaataaaaaaaaatattttcccacttcccaaaaaattatatccgttttctacccacttttaaattatttttcaatttttttcccgaaattcacattttcatctataaatatccccacttcaacaaaaaaaattcccataacactttaattatgtgaatttttaatttgtaggattttaattatgtatttttttttattttttaggattttaattatgtttttttattttttaggattttaattatgtaatttttatttttaggattttaattatgtaatttttattttttaatgtattttttataatttataaatatttttagtaattgaagtatttaaattgaataatagaatgacGGGAACTTgttcttagctaagagcacggatgtgagTGTTATACTCTTAGCTAAGGataaggagtaaaagtgggcgAGCCCACCTCCAtactcttagctaagagcacataCGAGGATGCTCTTGAATCATACCATTGCTAACCAAttgattgaaatgaaaataaccatttcaaaattatatcataCATTTCCTTTCAGCTACCTGTGTAATAAAATGGGAATAAGCTTCTCCTTTAAACATTTTCTTCAACTATACATATTaaagatcaaaattaaaataataaaatggactattcaaaaatatcagtaaaataataataataataataataatagtaataaatgtGTGTGACTCCATCATTCTTCAGAGTTCAGACTCATCCAATCTCCCCGCCGATAACCACCCGCCACCACTGCGCCGCTCCTCCACCCTCTCTCACTACTCAAGTCGACGAGAACGCAGCTGAAGCCACGGTAATTTTTGTAGTGTGTTGTTCTATTTATTGTATTCTTATCCGTATTCCTTCTTCATTTTACTGTAATTGATTGAGcgttttttcttcttctgaaAATCAGCTAATTCCGATTGAAGTATGATATGCAAATGTTTGCTACTCTCTGTTGCAAAACCGTTCACCGAAATGCTTAGATAAATAGGCAAATTTTTCATGGCTTGCTTTCAAATTCCGCACCAGCAGCTTCATGTTTTCTGGAGGAGTCTTTCGGTGAATCAGAAGTTAGGCCACAAATTGACGTCAATTGTAGATTCGAGAAGGTCTTATTCACTCCTTTTTAGAAAGGTAGATGTTTCATCACTTTTGACTACTTAGCATTTCATGATTTCTGTTATTTTAGCTCTCTGATTGTGTGTAGGACTCGTGCAAAGCGCGACCTAGTTCGAGTTCTGGATTTTGTAAACTTCTCCATTTGAGAGGTGTCAGTTCAGCTGCTCAAAGCGCAGCGCTTGGACAGAGTACACTCGTTGATACCGCTCTACGTGAAGATGGTTCCACCGCGATAAATCCATCGAATGGAAGAGTAATGCTCATTGATGGCACTTCAATAATATACAGAGCCTATTACAAGCTTATTGGTATGTAAAATGATGATGCAGATGTATTTGCTAATTTCCTTGATAGTTCATTTTCTACAATCTACTCTTATTGGTAAAACAATAACATAATTTACCCATTGAACAAAC harbors:
- the LOC125218581 gene encoding something about silencing protein 10 → MGRKSGKFKKKEDDGRPKKKSIRFDSDNEDMMDDEIDVFHKKRDVVPLNINEDAEESDEDAEQPVLDFEEEEDEEDEDDDDDKPPKGLAAKIARTQKYLRAKFGDVEDETLDDADEEEEGKDFWGKKSDLYGADVGNEPQSSDNEDAAEEEDAVLKRQMTIANNLSMEDYGVEDTSADETDREPTFQEILDHGKPPSKPSVDKGINVEEGMSYEIVKKDLNALTKQEQMDVVYSSAPELIGLLSELKDSLDQLENKVNPLAEKIKGQESGKKGTMHYIEVKQLLLQSYCQAITFYLLLKSEGQPVRDHPVVSHLVEIKSLLDKIKNIDDNLSFDMEETLKKEVNSAAAVKLMDKAVPVESNSNNEMCAIVSSAEQAKVEPNKETGLNTLIKAKGSQNKHQDKQVVGQQSMEMLKIRASLEEKLKQQGVYSSMAPKAVKSNKSQQPVNRQLETFDDFVDEAMEIDAASNHKTALRSNKRKVIAGDDDIPKRDDIGERRRKHELRVLAGAGIRSGEDVEDETGSLSSDEADDANGESDADSDLEFYKQVESKHAARLAEKSAKYSRVPEVPSLPDILAEDGKRHITNQIEKNRGLTRARKKLTKNPRKKYKLKHKKAEVRRKGQVREIRKPTGSYGGEASGINAGISRSVRFKN